One Setaria viridis chromosome 5, Setaria_viridis_v4.0, whole genome shotgun sequence genomic region harbors:
- the LOC117857841 gene encoding disease resistance protein Pik-2, which yields MDIVVGALSGMVDALPGKLGELLEQEYALLAGVRDDVRFLQTELGSMRAAIRHCESLDHHDAQTTGWVGKVREVAYDIEDWVDLFAVRVDGGAPPATGVRAWFRRVWDKFTSLPARHTIAGELQGLKERVLEISDQRKRYSLGGMVGTPAQAPLDPRLSALFVHTNSLVGFGEKVEDVSRLVMDAGRTELKIVSIVGMAGSGKTTLANAVYRRLQAQTQDNFNCSAFVSIGPKLDMVSKTVRNMLSQFGDRHRGGQDINQLITSVREILTNKRYLIVVDDLWSSEQWATIKCCFPENGLGSRIITTTRNGALPTDGYSCPSKFVHEISPLSDTDAKQLFLKKAFSNGNVCPPHLEDVFNQVMRRCCGLPLAVVTVAAKLAHKHSRDEWEKLGLNLLYSSHSDGSDGLKQILNLSFNDLQPHLRTCLLYLSIFPENSEVDTERLVRRWIAEGFIAEGRNISAQETALGYLNELIVRNLVQPLDLNHDDAPRRCRVHPVIHDFIVFKSMEENFATLMDSQHVPNNGTTVRRLSLKNSSKKHQPAARNESTDLSHARSITVFGHASAAPSLNDLKVVRVLDLEGCDGPVCLDGLCKLVLLRYLSLKGTDASELPPAIGDLRCLETLDVRFTKVKELPPSIVRLEKLMHLLAGSAKLPGGIAEMKALQTLSCGGTTKSSVKFIEGISKQDKLRELELYFDATETHEKRVKFPACGFRSVKKLCIQCSSPSVTFEPNALPAIQVLELRFQKGLADQSSGVSGIEHLSSLKHVLLEFEKHDAGAMATVDAVRNSAQRVLPDQYITIKVDGNLRGATNTLQSIE from the exons ATGGACATCGTGGTGGGCGCCCTCTCGGGCATGGTGGACGCGCTGCCGGGGAAGCTAGGCGAGCTGCTGGAGCAGGAGTACGCGCTGCTCGCCGGCGTCCGCGACGACGTCCGCTTCCTCCAGACCGAGCTCGGCAGCATGCGCGCCGCCATCCGCCACTGCGAGTCCCTCGATCACCACGACGCCCAGACCACGGGGTGGGTCGGCAAGGTCCGCGAGGTCGCCTACGACATCGAGGACTGGGTTGACCTCTTCGCCGTccgcgtcgacggcggcgccccGCCCGCCACCGGGGTCCGCGCCTGGTTCCGCCGCGTCTGGGATAAGTTCACGTCGCTCCCGGCCCGCCACACAAtcgccggcgagctccaggGCCTCAAGGAGCGCGTCCTTGAGATCAGCGACCAGCGGAAGCGCTACAGCCTAGGCGGGATGGTTGGCACCCCCGCGCAAGCTCCCCTTGATCCCCGGCTGTCTGCGCTCTTCGTCCACACCAACAGCCTCGTCGGCTTCGGCGAGAAAGTGGAGGATGTGTCCAGGCTTGTCATGGATGCCGGCAGGACTGAGCTGAAAATCGTCTCCATTGTGGGGATGGCCGGATCCGGGAAGACGACGCTCGCCAATGCAGTGTACCGGCGTCTTCAAGCGCAGACACAGGACAACTTCAATTGCTCCGCTTTCGTCTCCATCGGACCCAAGCTGGACATGGTCAGTAAGACAGTCAGAAATATGCTCTCACAATTCGGTGACCGGCACCGAGGTGGCCAGGACATTAACCAACTCATTACGAGTGTCAGAGAAATACTGACGAATAAGAG GTACCTCATTGTGGTTGATGATCTATGGAGCAGCGAACAATGGGCAACAATTAAGTGTTGTTTTCCGGAGAACGGTCTTGGTAGTAGGATAATCACCACAACAAGGAATGGCGCATTGCCAACAGATGGTTATTCCTGTCCAAGCAAATTTGTTCACGAGATCAGCCCCCTCAGTGACACGGACGCCAAGCAATTGTTTCTGAAGAAAGCTTTCAGCAATGGGAATGTTTGTCCTCCACATCTGGAGGACGTTTTTAATCAGGTTATGAGAAGATGTTGTGGTCTGCCACTTGCTGTAGTTACCGTAGCTGCCAAATTAGCACACAAGCACTCAAGAGACGAATGGGAGAAGCTTGGTTTGAACCTTCTATACAGTTCTCATTCAGATGGATCAGATGGGCTGAAGCAAATACTCAATCTTAGCTTCAACGATCTACAGCCACATCTCAGGACATGTTTGCTGTACCTAAGCATATTTCCTGAGAACTCTGAGGTTGACACAGAGCGCCTCGTGAGGCGATGGATTGCTGAAGGATTCATAGCTGAAGGACGCAACATAAGTGCTCAGGAAACAGCACTGGGCTACCTCAATGAGCTCATTGTCAGAAACTTGGTACAACCATTGGATCTGAACCATGACGATGCCCCAAGGCGTTGCAGAGTTCACCCAGTGATACATGATTTCATTGTTTTCAAGTCCATGGAAGAGAACTTTGCCACTCTGATGGATTCTCAACATGTCCCAAACAACGGCACCACTGTCCGCCGGCTCTCTTTGAAGAACAGTAGCAAGAAACATCAACCTGCAGCACGAAATGAGTCTACGGACTTATCTCATGCTCGCTCAATCACCGTCTTTGGCCATGCCAGTGCCGCGCCTAGCCTGAATGATCTAAAAGTGGTGCGTGTGCTGGATCTAGAAGGATGTGATGGTCCAGTATGCTTGGACGGCCTATGCAAGCTGGTGCTGCTGAGGTACCTGAGCCTCAAAGGTACTGACGCCAGTGAGCTCCCGCCAGCAATTGGGGATCTAAGGTGTCTGGAGACACTTGATGTGAGATTCACAAAGGTGAAGGAGCTGCCTCCCAGTATTGTCAGGCTGGAAAAGCTAATGCATTTGCTTGCTGGGAGTGCCAAGCTGCCTGGCGGCATCGCTGAGATGAAGGCCCTGCAGACACTGTCATGCGGTGGTACCACAAAGAGCTCTGTGAAGTTCATCGAAGGGATCAGTAAACAAGATAAATTGAGGGAGCTGGAACTCTATTTTGATGCTACTGAAACGCATGAGAAGCGAGTCAAGTTCCCTGCTTGTGGGTTCCGGAGTGTTAAAAAACTGTGCATCCAGTGCAGCTCACCATCGGTGACCTTTGAGCCCAATGCACTGCCAGCTATCCAAGTGCTTGAGCTCAGGTTCCAGAAAGGCCTTGCTGATCAATCGAGTGGCGTGTCTGGCATAGAGCATCTGTCGAGCCTGAAGCATGTCCTCCTCGAGTTTGAGAAGCATGATGCGGGCGCCATGGCGACTGTTGATGCAGTGAGGAACTCTGCTCAGAGGGTCCTTCCAGATCAATATATCACTATCAAGGTGGATGGGAACTTGCGAGGAGCTACTAATACGTTGCAGAGCATTGAGTAA
- the LOC117855609 gene encoding uncharacterized protein: MDDDFNIFGVTLTRKDVVNGGIIAAAVLSVSLVALSTYGRRRCRHPAVRFLVWGFSVVFLPLTSSIISFLLSSASKKKPCDKSLPKAELEECKPEIKDMWTVLLWTVLILTIKCNADVAAAAVTAAAASPAAGDVSIDGQRINSSPWELAFRYGWVGWLIVMCFPLAGWVESNRAVFVAFCALGPAKVALKLAAFWSASGSFALGKNARLIAGYMAQLVGDGDEQVPRYIVMGETKKLVEETAQGYRVKNDVLEDKLSSLVTLDRVWRLAEHGDGILAQRQELRDLCLSYSLFKLLRRRLSGYPLADAGSGEALDFVLRGMDSVGAGVNTDRVFRVLVDELWFASDFYYSPIPLCIFGGWCAALNYLCSVLIIVGAVAVGWIYLVKDNLISSTAYKVITVSLLLAVVLVEAWEIVAGVCSNWTKMALLGHYMRHEKSWRRSGCVHAALTAVLRLRPARRWRDKIGQNSVLEPRRFRRRTAGFLSEKSYGKAGLMRSIEVSPDVKDAVIRSLLNSYGRLSKDSGAATRRVGATVDWALYGTQKSLPWDSDGSSTTELILAWHVATRLFEMKSTSATPDMIAASHLSNYFAYLVAAAPELLPDCAEWSNKRYKEVSEDARAALGADSGGESAEGRYGRLVAALSEASRDTVLRRGAELGRHLVAQYTDDEASACRILADFWSEMALYVAPSENVKGHVQAMARGGEFITLVWALLLHAGVTTRPEPDMPGGGGAIP; this comes from the coding sequence ATGGATGATGATTTTAATATCTTCGGTGTAACGCTGACCCGTAAAGATGTCGTGAATGGAGggatcatcgccgccgccgtgctcagCGTCTCGCTGGTGGCTCTGAGCACgtatggccgccgccgctgccgccacccggCGGTCCGCTTCTTGGTGTGGGGCTTCTCCGTCGTGTTCCTGCCGCTCACGTCCTCCATCATCTCCTTCTTGCTGAGCAGCGCATCGAAGAAGAAGCCGTGCGACAAGTCTCTGCCAAAAGCCGAACTTGAAGAATGCAAACCAGAAATCAAGGACATGTGGACCGTCCTCCTGTGGACCGTGCTTATCCTCACCATCAAGTGCAACGCcgacgtcgcggcggcggccgtcaccgccgccgcggcctcgcctgccgccggcgacgtcAGCATCGACGGGCAGAGGATCAATAGTTCCCCCTGGGAGCTTGCGTTCAGGTACGGCTGGGTCGGGTGGCTGATTGTGATGTGCTTTCCCTTGGCGGGATGGGTGGAGAGCAATAGAGCCGTCTTCGTCGCGTTCTGTGCGCTCGGCCCCGCTAAGGTGGCGCTCAAGCTGGCCGCCTTCTGGAGCGCGAGCGGCTCGTTCGCTCTCGGCAAGAACGCCCGGCTCATCGCCGGCTACATGGCGCagctcgtcggcgacggcgacgagcaggTGCCACGTTACATAGTGATGGGAGAGACGAAGAAGCTCGTCGAGGAGACTGCTCAGGGGTACCGCGTCAAGAACGACGTTCTTGAGGACAAGCTCAGCAGCCTTGTCACGCTTGACCGCGTGTGGAGGTTGGCGGAGCACGGCGACGGCATCCTCGCCCAGCGGCAGGAGCTCAGAGACCTCTGCCTCTCCTACTCGCTGTTCaagctcctgcggcggcggctgtcaGGGTACCCCCTGGCTGACGCCGGATCAGGGGAGGCCCTTGACTTTGTTCTCAGAGGCATGGACAGCGTCGGCGCCGGGGTTAACACCGACCGAGTGTTCCGTGTCCTCGTCGACGAGCTCTGGTTTGCAAGTGACTTCTACTACTCTCCCATCCCGCTGTGCATCTTCGGCGGGTGGTGTGCCGCTCTCAACTACCTCTGCTCCGTCCTCATCATCGTCGGAGCCGTAGCCGTGGGATGGATTTATCTGGTCAAGGATAATCTGATAAGTTCCACTGCTTACAAGGTCATCACTGTCTCCCTCCTGCTTGCCGTCGTGCTCGTCGAGGCATGGGAGATCGTCGCCGGCGTGTGTTCCAACTGGACCAAGATGGCCCTGCTTGGACACTACATGAGGCACGAAAAGTCATGGCGCCGCTCCGGCTGCGTCCACGCGGCGCTCACGGCGGTGCTGCGTCTCAGGCCAGCGAGGCGGTGGCGCGACAAGATTGGGCAGAACTCGGTGCTAGAGCCTCGCCGGTTCCGCCGGCGCACCGCCGGGTTCCTCTCGGAGAAGTCTTACGGCAAAGCGGGGCTCATGAGGTCGATCGAGGTGTCGCCGGACGTGAAGGACGCGGTGATCAGGTCGCTGTTGAACAGCTACGGGAGGCTGAGCAAAGACAGCGGCGCGGCGACGAGGCGAGTCGGCGCCACGGTTGACTGGGCCCTGTACGGTACCCAGAAAAGCTTGCCGTGGGACAGCGACGGAAGCAGCACCACCGAGCTGATCCTCGCGTGGCACGTCGCCACGAGGCTCTTCGAGATGAAGTCGACGTCGGCCACGCCGGACATGATCGCCGCCAGCCACCTCTCCAACTACTTTGCGtacctggtggcggcggcgccggagctgctTCCGGACTGCGCCGAGTGGTCCAACAAACGGTACAAGGAGGTGTCGGAGGACGCGCGCGCAGCGCTTGGGGCGGACAGCGGCGGCGAGTCGGCAGAGGGGAGGTACGGGCGGTTGGTGGCCGCGCTGAGCGAGGCGTCGCGGGACACCGTGCTCCGGCGGGGCGCGGAGCTCGGGCGGCACCTGGTGGCGCAGTACACCGACGACGAGGCGTCGGCGTGCCGGATCCTGGCGGACTTCTGGTCGGAGATGGCACTCTACGTGGCGCCGTCGGAGAACGTCAAGGGCCACGTCCAGGCcatggcgcgcggcggcgagttTATCACGCTCGTCTGGGCGCTGCTTCTCCACGCCGGCGTCACCACCAGGCCTGAGCCTGACATgccaggtggtggcggtgcaaTCCCGTAA